The stretch of DNA GCCCAGGATGCGTTCTGGATCAAGGGAGGAGCGCTGCAGGAGAGCCTGGTCACCACCGCCTCCACCCGAAAGGAAAAAGAGGGTCTCCCGGATCCGGAGACGTTGAAGCGAGTCTCCACCCGCTACGAGCAGCGGCCGGTGGAGGACGACTATTACGAGGACGAGGCCATGAACCGGATCCTGGCCGCCTATCGGACGCGGCTGGGCGACACATCATTCCTCTTCCCTATCGGGGCCCTGAAGGGCATCCGAACCCTAAGGGCCATGGCCAGCGGGCGGATGCTCCTGCTCTCCGGCGACAAGGGCTACACCCACGAGGACGAGCTGACCGTGCGAGGCGATCCCCAGATGGCGTTGCACGGCGGCTTCTCCATGATGGTGAACTACCACGCCATCGGGCTCTATTTCCGCGAGCACGGGGGCCTGGCTCTCCATTCCTCATCCCGGAACAAGAGCCTCAAGGTGTCCGCCTTCCTGAGCGGAGCCCCCGAGGCCATGCTCGCGGAGACGCGCTCGGCATTCCACCAGGCCATCGACGGCTTCGGCCCCTGTGAGTACTACGCCCTCGTCACCGGCATCCGCAAGGAGCTGCCCGCGCCATCCCTGGACGTGATTCTGGGCCTCCTCCGGGTCGGAGAGGGGGACCCCCACCTGGTCAGCCTGTTCGCGCTGCCCTTGGCCGATCACGCCAAGAAGGCGCCAGATCCCGCGCGGCGGGAGTTGGTCCGAGCCCTCGAGCAGGCCTGGGACCACTTCTATCCCATGGACCACGATCTGCCCTTCGAGCTGGGAAGGATCTACAGCGCCCTGGAGCGACCCTTGGACGCCCTCCGCTGCTACCTGGAGTCCCTGAGGCTGTACAAGGAGCACCCCGCCACCCTCTTCAATGCCGGGCTCTGCCTGTACCGCCTGCAACGGCCCCAGGAGGCCCTCACCCTGATGGAACGGGCCCTCAGCATCCAGGAGGGATACGGACCGGCCCGGGAGTGGAGAATTCGCC from Vicinamibacteria bacterium encodes:
- a CDS encoding tetratricopeptide repeat protein, giving the protein MEQVGAGPPAPESATFVLEEKKRLSDSLIWRLQRDFYGQKGEEAWLTGRTPYYVTSNAFIANAYARVVAGFLRDCARASSSLGPLDPREPVYILEVAAGSGKFGFLFLKKLLALKQRIPLLAGLTLRYVMTDLVPANLKAWQARDRFRPFVEAGVLDFATFDLERDEKITLAHSGQTLSAESLKNPLAVIANYAFDTTAQDAFWIKGGALQESLVTTASTRKEKEGLPDPETLKRVSTRYEQRPVEDDYYEDEAMNRILAAYRTRLGDTSFLFPIGALKGIRTLRAMASGRMLLLSGDKGYTHEDELTVRGDPQMALHGGFSMMVNYHAIGLYFREHGGLALHSSSRNKSLKVSAFLSGAPEAMLAETRSAFHQAIDGFGPCEYYALVTGIRKELPAPSLDVILGLLRVGEGDPHLVSLFALPLADHAKKAPDPARRELVRALEQAWDHFYPMDHDLPFELGRIYSALERPLDALRCYLESLRLYKEHPATLFNAGLCLYRLQRPQEALTLMERALSIQEGYGPAREWRIRLQSELAGR